A single region of the Hoeflea prorocentri genome encodes:
- a CDS encoding methylated-DNA--[protein]-cysteine S-methyltransferase has product MTKPLAPLDIEDTSSAEKSRHVAHVDTPLGTVVVIEEGGKIIRLFWDRDTGAYPQTERTDLLDEAERQLNAYFDGTLKRFDLPLALSSSPFERQVQEKMIAIPYGETRTYGDIARDLETYGQPVGQACGANSIPIIIPCHRVLSATGIGGFSGEGGIETKIQLLKHEGGFPFLL; this is encoded by the coding sequence TCTTCTGCGGAAAAAAGCCGCCACGTGGCGCATGTCGACACGCCCCTTGGCACGGTCGTGGTGATCGAAGAGGGCGGGAAAATTATCCGTTTGTTTTGGGACCGCGATACCGGCGCCTATCCGCAGACGGAGCGCACGGACCTGCTTGACGAGGCCGAGCGTCAGCTCAACGCCTATTTCGACGGCACGCTGAAACGCTTCGACCTGCCGCTGGCTCTGTCTTCCAGTCCGTTCGAACGCCAGGTGCAGGAAAAGATGATCGCCATTCCCTATGGCGAGACCCGCACCTATGGCGATATCGCCAGGGATCTGGAGACCTACGGCCAGCCGGTCGGCCAGGCCTGCGGCGCCAATTCGATCCCGATCATCATCCCGTGCCACCGGGTGCTTTCGGCCACCGGAATCGGCGGCTTTTCAGGCGAGGGCGGCATCGAAACCAAAATACAGCTGCTCAAGCACGAAGGCGGCTTTCCCTTCCTGCTCTAA